Proteins co-encoded in one Spiroplasma gladiatoris genomic window:
- a CDS encoding FtsX-like permease family protein, translating to MSIFTMIVMGMLATPLQLSLKAQSIKNNTNQWDTQMQYKFRYNPNFMDDVLYKGNPYKINYEQETVKITKQYTDGFGWFTNEAHELIDDYVNNWVEHSNKIKKVDENAALQFKADIIYNFCYYLSRGGKDYEYKVKVEPDKKNQNSKEHSYVVDDEGNTTIKFANVFKSEVFEEMALFNSSRNIQSYITNKILSIINQKEQDLNYNVFQKLYTKSAVGNVNHTYSIESYNSLLTSQKDANLNNLVIQKSTKTILEEVTKDSGEIEAFVNDLFLKSNNLKIGDTFSVSYPTKANSKISLNFRIIGIANKYSALTPSHESYLDSTNNYSQIYVDKSFFNEEVLFSNNFLGENFMLPNSASIDQDRMVKNSKYNMNSYIVSDPTINFEGMISAGITPFKAMGKHEQIDKLTNLKIMTWIFSIIGGILLFLAFFFITFVLKKEINNTRKQLGVFKSLGYKTRELTWIFSIKTFMTMFVAIIFGYILSIPFQIKAASEVYANIVIFDYQQIYTNPIFLVVLIFIIPLIFALVSYFVIYSYLNEGALDLMNNAPKQKNYKWLSIAIYITVPITLIYFAFNRLLLYFLKKKDLGFSYRMQENFISFGKGKFILIMILIGFSSFLFTIQMRALPIINNMINGAFNIYTKDTNHIYNYWRNSKLAIKDKIVVDNSSNTPKINYVDYNEAGSVEDFIEKEGKKYFNKYDQISILMEKISILRTNNKAKIDEMVLDSYKRIVPIFYNIISLTYPLDQLSDNQFENAMNNMLLNLNKILDQKTSLDEKKMAAKNLFDNVSKWSDSDNNLYHIKNKDENLNNAVKLSDVAKYICVSTETGYSDCNNVEGYRQNILKNYLGGKVNSGSWNQNGTDDDQTQVNEVDKYLNTILKSWISEFAIKDFNSNDKTNEQFIASNTVLFNSSTDLLAYGISSYVTNNQNIDIDNTNVIAIDTTGKFGNPRTIFNINDIGDNQLELLRYDNEINTNVLVSQRIAKILNLSVGDTFDLQLGREGTIGLKANIVGIVSADNMSQNIFVDYNYLLKRFGDELIPNDEQFFNKKYSINKSLEGDFDLKKLQQSQLNLENKLTTTTVLTSSGVNAKEWIGPSLDIYFKNFESILKSNNIQIPNAILEPIKTFISKFVKDADDKMVYALSASSLNMSLVVLPLLKAAINAIMAEMSNTMLMYILIDILLLVILLIVIMNIVVTDAINIITIMRSMGYKDIQVNWMVMGRYLTGSLITFFGAYGMSWLMWWIVKIVIWNKLQVLISLPILVYIPFVSFIAIGGIMLIGWLAAMWQIKKQPLTYLVN from the coding sequence TTGTCTATCTTTACAATGATAGTTATGGGTATGTTAGCAACTCCTTTGCAACTTTCTTTAAAAGCACAAAGCATTAAAAATAATACAAATCAATGAGATACTCAAATGCAATATAAGTTTAGATATAATCCTAATTTTATGGATGATGTTTTGTATAAAGGTAATCCTTACAAAATAAATTACGAACAAGAAACTGTTAAAATTACAAAACAATATACTGATGGTTTTGGGTGATTTACAAATGAAGCACATGAGTTAATTGATGATTATGTAAACAATTGAGTAGAACATTCAAATAAAATTAAAAAAGTAGATGAAAATGCCGCTTTGCAATTTAAAGCAGATATAATTTATAACTTTTGTTATTACCTTTCAAGAGGTGGAAAAGATTACGAGTACAAAGTAAAAGTAGAACCTGACAAAAAAAATCAAAATTCAAAAGAACACTCGTATGTTGTTGACGATGAAGGTAATACAACAATTAAATTTGCCAATGTCTTCAAATCAGAAGTCTTTGAAGAAATGGCACTCTTTAATAGTTCGAGAAATATTCAATCATATATCACAAATAAAATATTAAGTATCATTAATCAAAAAGAACAGGATTTAAACTATAATGTATTTCAAAAGTTATATACAAAATCAGCAGTAGGAAATGTAAACCACACTTACTCTATTGAAAGTTATAACTCATTGTTAACTAGTCAAAAAGATGCTAATTTAAATAATTTAGTTATTCAAAAATCAACTAAAACAATTTTAGAAGAAGTTACAAAAGATAGTGGTGAAATTGAAGCGTTTGTAAATGATTTATTTTTAAAGTCAAATAACTTAAAAATAGGGGATACATTTTCAGTAAGTTATCCAACAAAAGCTAATAGCAAAATCTCTTTAAACTTTAGGATTATTGGTATTGCAAATAAGTATTCAGCATTAACCCCAAGCCATGAAAGCTATTTAGATTCTACTAATAACTATTCTCAAATCTATGTAGATAAGTCATTTTTTAATGAAGAAGTTTTATTTTCAAATAACTTTTTAGGTGAGAATTTTATGTTGCCAAATAGTGCTTCTATCGACCAAGATAGAATGGTAAAAAATTCTAAATATAATATGAATTCTTATATCGTATCAGATCCAACTATAAATTTTGAAGGAATGATATCTGCTGGTATTACTCCATTTAAAGCAATGGGAAAACATGAGCAAATAGATAAATTAACAAATCTAAAAATTATGACTTGAATATTTAGTATTATTGGAGGGATTTTATTATTCTTAGCTTTCTTTTTTATAACTTTTGTATTAAAAAAAGAAATTAACAATACAAGAAAACAACTAGGAGTTTTTAAATCCCTTGGTTATAAAACAAGAGAGTTAACTTGAATATTTAGTATAAAAACCTTTATGACGATGTTTGTTGCTATTATATTTGGCTATATTTTATCAATACCTTTTCAAATAAAAGCTGCAAGTGAAGTATATGCAAATATTGTAATTTTTGACTATCAACAAATTTACACAAATCCAATCTTTTTAGTTGTTTTAATTTTTATTATTCCATTAATCTTTGCATTAGTTTCATATTTTGTTATATATTCTTATCTAAATGAGGGTGCTTTAGACTTAATGAACAATGCTCCAAAACAAAAAAATTACAAATGACTTTCTATTGCAATTTATATAACTGTGCCTATAACTTTAATTTATTTTGCATTTAATCGACTATTATTATACTTTTTGAAAAAAAAGGATTTAGGTTTTTCCTATCGAATGCAAGAAAACTTTATAAGCTTTGGTAAAGGTAAATTTATTTTAATAATGATTTTAATAGGTTTTAGCTCGTTTTTATTTACAATTCAAATGAGAGCATTACCAATAATCAATAATATGATAAATGGAGCTTTTAATATTTATACAAAGGACACGAATCATATTTATAATTATTGAAGAAACTCTAAATTAGCTATTAAAGATAAAATTGTAGTTGACAATAGTTCAAATACACCAAAAATAAATTATGTTGATTATAATGAAGCTGGAAGTGTAGAAGATTTCATTGAAAAAGAAGGAAAAAAATATTTTAATAAATATGATCAAATATCAATTTTAATGGAAAAAATATCAATATTAAGAACAAATAACAAAGCAAAAATCGATGAAATGGTTCTAGATAGTTACAAAAGAATAGTGCCAATTTTTTACAACATTATTTCTTTAACTTATCCTTTGGACCAACTTTCTGATAATCAATTCGAAAATGCAATGAATAATATGTTATTAAATTTAAATAAAATTTTAGATCAAAAAACAAGTTTAGATGAAAAAAAAATGGCTGCAAAAAACTTATTTGATAATGTATCTAAGTGAAGCGATAGTGATAACAATCTTTATCACATTAAAAATAAAGACGAAAACTTAAATAATGCTGTAAAACTAAGTGATGTTGCTAAATATATATGTGTATCAACAGAAACTGGTTATAGTGATTGTAATAATGTTGAAGGATATCGTCAAAATATTTTAAAAAACTATTTAGGTGGTAAAGTTAACTCTGGATCTTGAAATCAAAATGGAACAGATGACGACCAAACTCAGGTTAATGAAGTAGATAAGTATTTAAATACAATTTTAAAAAGTTGAATATCTGAATTTGCTATTAAAGATTTTAATTCTAATGATAAAACTAATGAACAATTTATAGCTTCAAATACTGTGTTATTTAATTCAAGTACAGATTTATTAGCATATGGAATTAGTTCTTATGTAACAAATAACCAAAATATTGATATTGATAATACTAACGTAATAGCTATTGATACCACTGGTAAATTTGGAAATCCTAGAACTATATTTAATATAAATGATATTGGAGACAATCAGCTAGAATTATTAAGATACGATAATGAGATTAATACTAATGTATTAGTTTCGCAAAGAATTGCAAAAATTCTAAATCTTTCAGTAGGAGATACATTTGACCTTCAACTTGGTAGGGAAGGGACAATTGGATTAAAAGCAAATATTGTAGGAATTGTTTCTGCAGATAATATGTCACAAAATATATTTGTAGATTACAATTATTTACTTAAAAGATTTGGAGATGAATTAATACCAAACGATGAGCAATTCTTTAATAAAAAATATAGTATTAATAAAAGTTTAGAGGGAGATTTTGACTTAAAAAAATTACAACAATCTCAGTTAAACTTAGAAAATAAACTCACAACTACAACAGTCTTAACTTCATCTGGAGTTAATGCAAAAGAATGGATAGGACCTTCTTTAGATATTTATTTTAAAAATTTTGAAAGTATTTTAAAAAGTAACAATATTCAAATTCCAAACGCAATACTTGAACCAATCAAAACATTTATAAGTAAATTTGTTAAAGACGCAGATGATAAGATGGTATATGCTTTAAGTGCAAGTTCTTTAAACATGAGCTTAGTTGTACTTCCACTTTTAAAAGCAGCTATTAATGCCATAATGGCAGAAATGTCAAATACGATGTTAATGTATATATTAATTGATATTTTATTATTAGTTATATTATTAATAGTTATTATGAATATTGTCGTAACAGATGCCATTAATATAATAACGATTATGAGGTCGATGGGTTATAAAGATATTCAAGTTAACTGAATGGTGATGGGTCGGTACTTAACAGGATCACTAATTACGTTCTTTGGTGCGTACGGTATGTCTTGATTAATGTGGTGAATTGTAAAAATTGTAATTTGAAACAAACTTCAAGTTTTAATTTCTTTACCAATTTTAGTTTATATTCCTTTTGTTTCATTTATTGCAATTGGAGGAATCATGTTAATTGGCTGATTAGCTGCGATGTGACAAATAAAAAAACAACCACTAACTTATTTGGTTAATTAA
- a CDS encoding DAK2 domain-containing protein: MKDVEILKGMITSGVNNLYNNYPHIDKLNVFPVPDGDTGTNMNLTCTNGLAEIEKEKFDSIGALMAKFARGLIMGARGNSGVIFSQIIKGFSNAMKNSDTLNINTWKEAFTNAKEVAYAAVMKPVEGTMLTVVRETSEFVNSINDNSIDVKTFWEQTIEVANKSLENTPNLLPALKEVGVVDSGGYGLVKFLEGVQHYAVNFKPVQKLKKLEENNGGNLDLNIEDEFGYCTETIVMLNSDWTNKLKVDPIRSQLEQYGNSSIVVVIDEDIMKIHTHALMPGQVLTYLQQYGEFKTIKVENMTIQAEHQVKTESEGGSGASEAAQKQRTLSKKYATIAVVRSRGMAKYFKEELNIDYVIDGGSKMNPSTNDFLKAIEAVDSEVVYIFPNDSNVLLAAKQAKEVEKLSKVVVLDTKTIPQGMTGYLSLDPEESIKKNESNIVKSLKNVTSVSINKAARDATIDGVVVKEGQFMITVDKKVIMSADKLIDLFTKVLAKYISSKTEIITIFTGVDATFKDVNDLRKLLDENFDVEYEVVDGGQEVYSFIIGIE, from the coding sequence ATGAAAGATGTAGAAATTTTAAAAGGCATGATCACTAGTGGAGTTAATAATTTATATAATAATTACCCACACATTGACAAGTTAAATGTTTTCCCAGTACCAGATGGAGATACTGGAACTAATATGAATTTAACTTGTACCAATGGATTAGCCGAAATAGAAAAAGAAAAATTTGATAGTATCGGAGCATTAATGGCAAAGTTTGCAAGAGGATTAATAATGGGAGCTAGAGGAAACTCTGGAGTTATTTTTTCTCAAATCATTAAAGGTTTTTCAAATGCAATGAAAAACAGCGATACTTTAAATATTAACACTTGAAAAGAAGCATTTACAAACGCTAAAGAAGTTGCCTATGCAGCTGTTATGAAACCAGTAGAAGGAACAATGTTAACAGTTGTTCGTGAAACAAGTGAATTTGTAAATTCAATCAATGATAATTCAATTGATGTTAAAACATTTTGAGAACAAACCATTGAAGTAGCTAATAAATCTTTAGAAAACACACCGAATTTATTGCCAGCTTTAAAAGAGGTTGGAGTTGTTGATAGTGGTGGATATGGACTTGTAAAATTTTTAGAAGGAGTTCAACACTATGCTGTTAACTTTAAACCGGTTCAAAAATTGAAAAAGTTAGAAGAAAATAATGGTGGAAATTTAGATTTAAATATTGAAGATGAATTTGGATATTGTACTGAAACTATTGTTATGCTAAATAGTGACTGAACAAATAAATTAAAAGTAGATCCAATAAGATCTCAATTAGAACAATATGGTAACTCATCAATTGTTGTTGTTATTGATGAAGATATTATGAAAATACACACCCATGCACTTATGCCGGGACAAGTTTTAACTTACTTGCAACAATATGGAGAATTTAAAACTATTAAAGTAGAAAATATGACCATTCAAGCAGAACATCAAGTTAAAACAGAATCTGAAGGTGGAAGTGGTGCAAGCGAAGCTGCACAAAAACAAAGAACATTATCAAAAAAATATGCAACCATTGCTGTTGTTCGTTCAAGAGGAATGGCAAAGTACTTCAAAGAAGAATTAAATATTGATTATGTGATTGATGGAGGTTCTAAAATGAATCCTTCAACCAATGACTTTTTAAAAGCAATTGAAGCAGTTGATTCAGAAGTTGTATACATTTTCCCAAATGATAGTAATGTTTTACTTGCTGCAAAACAAGCAAAAGAAGTTGAAAAGCTATCAAAAGTTGTTGTTTTGGATACAAAAACTATTCCACAAGGAATGACTGGTTATTTAAGTTTAGATCCAGAAGAATCAATTAAGAAAAATGAATCAAATATCGTAAAATCATTAAAAAATGTAACATCAGTATCAATTAACAAAGCAGCAAGAGATGCAACAATTGATGGAGTTGTTGTAAAAGAAGGTCAATTTATGATTACAGTTGACAAAAAAGTAATCATGTCAGCTGATAAGCTAATTGATCTATTTACTAAGGTTTTAGCAAAATATATATCTTCAAAAACTGAAATAATAACTATATTTACAGGAGTTGATGCTACTTTTAAAGATGTTAATGATTTAAGAAAATTACTTGATGAAAATTTTGATGTTGAATATGAAGTGGTTGATGGAGGACAAGAAGTCTATTCGTTTATTATAGGAATAGAATAA
- a CDS encoding thiamine diphosphokinase: MKTKFLIIACENNINLTYYSKTHWLIGVERGCLDIINKGFKVDIAISDFDHVLNEELELIKNNSEDFIQLNNEKDYLDGKEAIQKAYELGATEILMLVKPTKRVDMNLSLIEFCTKERVKVFNESSFMFCLQKGENKIEFEKYQDYTYITLFPIHQTSITIKGLKYEVEDLMLLPYSTRAYSNCFLNNQDAIIKTDKSILIIFNK, from the coding sequence TTGAAAACTAAATTTTTAATTATAGCTTGTGAAAATAATATTAATTTAACTTATTATTCTAAAACTCATTGATTGATCGGAGTTGAAAGAGGTTGTTTGGATATTATTAATAAAGGTTTTAAAGTTGATATTGCCATAAGTGATTTTGATCATGTTTTAAACGAAGAACTTGAATTAATTAAAAATAACTCAGAAGATTTTATTCAATTAAATAACGAAAAAGATTATTTAGATGGAAAAGAAGCTATTCAAAAAGCATATGAACTTGGAGCAACAGAAATATTAATGTTAGTAAAACCAACTAAAAGAGTTGATATGAACTTAAGTTTAATTGAGTTTTGTACAAAAGAAAGAGTTAAAGTGTTTAATGAAAGCTCATTTATGTTTTGTTTACAAAAAGGAGAGAATAAAATTGAATTTGAAAAATATCAAGACTACACTTACATAACATTATTTCCTATTCATCAAACATCAATTACAATAAAAGGTTTAAAATATGAAGTTGAAGATTTAATGTTATTACCTTATTCGACTAGAGCATATTCAAATTGTTTTTTAAACAATCAAGATGCAATTATAAAAACAGATAAGTCAATTTTAATAATTTTCAATAAATAA
- the rpe gene encoding ribulose-phosphate 3-epimerase, whose product MKKTIVAPSILTADFLNLETQLKKFQKANIEWIHYDVMDYHFVPNLSFGPKILKDITNKFNFNMDLHLMVEIKNMSVEQYLKPFILENVKQITLHIEAINCEQVKEFIKVCQQNQIRASLALNPNTSIDSIKKYYSELDNILIMSVYPGFGGQKFIDNSLEKIKALKALKQKNNYKYNVQVDGGINQTTFMIAKNAGADILVAGSYLVDNLSDEELIKRVREIEN is encoded by the coding sequence TTAACAGCTGATTTTTTAAATTTAGAGACTCAACTAAAAAAATTTCAAAAAGCTAATATTGAATGAATTCATTATGATGTTATGGATTATCATTTTGTTCCAAATTTAAGTTTTGGACCTAAAATCTTGAAAGACATTACAAATAAATTTAACTTTAATATGGATTTGCATTTAATGGTTGAAATTAAAAATATGTCTGTGGAACAATATTTAAAACCTTTTATTTTAGAAAATGTCAAACAAATTACATTACATATTGAAGCTATTAATTGCGAACAAGTTAAAGAGTTTATAAAAGTTTGTCAACAAAATCAAATTAGAGCATCACTTGCTTTAAATCCAAATACAAGTATAGATTCAATAAAAAAATATTATAGCGAATTAGATAATATTTTAATTATGAGTGTTTATCCTGGTTTTGGAGGTCAAAAATTTATTGACAATAGCTTAGAAAAAATAAAAGCTTTAAAAGCTTTAAAACAAAAAAATAATTATAAATATAACGTTCAAGTTGATGGTGGCATAAATCAAACAACCTTTATGATTGCAAAAAATGCAGGAGCAGATATTTTGGTTGCTGGTAGTTATCTTGTTGACAATTTATCTGATGAAGAATTAATTAAAAGGGTGAGAGAAATTGAAAACTAA
- a CDS encoding Asp23/Gls24 family envelope stress response protein → MVDQLIFDVIKDIIVTVPGVISFANSSAKLDQDIKTNDISQAVEISSAAEVIRIKIHIILINGVNIREVVSEIQTRVKYELEKQNQFVRNYMVDVAIDDLEIL, encoded by the coding sequence GTGGTTGATCAACTTATTTTTGATGTAATCAAAGATATTATTGTTACAGTTCCTGGTGTAATTTCTTTTGCAAACAGCAGTGCGAAGTTAGACCAAGATATAAAAACAAATGATATTAGTCAAGCTGTAGAAATTTCTTCTGCAGCAGAAGTGATAAGAATAAAGATTCATATTATTTTAATAAATGGTGTAAATATAAGAGAAGTTGTTAGTGAAATTCAAACGCGTGTAAAGTATGAGTTGGAAAAACAAAACCAATTTGTGCGAAATTATATGGTTGATGTTGCAATAGATGATCTAGAAATCTTGTAA
- a CDS encoding ATP-binding cassette domain-containing protein yields MKDYVIEFKNYEKKFKKGKIGPLDFNIEKGKITAILGSSGSGKSVAIKTMIGAISKFSGEVKVCGYSKKKRNAHLANKFISFYTQMDFSLYEMNVVTYLKNMSIVLGIKSSQRDEIIDYWLEFFDLKKDKDKQIKNFSWGMQNRLSLIICAMKNSDIFVLDEPGANLDSAWRNKLKNLLIDYKKKGKTILFTSHNIDEVNDLIDYYVILGENGNQMFKGSKEELDLYSKYKLYFCEDFDYEGLKTFLNSKNIKVFKHDKIENSIVFATRSTKEINWVFLYLIKETSPVQNLVRLPINMNSIYKAIEGKDTIKKVETKDSNKVEKERFLNKKEIVKN; encoded by the coding sequence TTGAAAGATTATGTAATAGAATTTAAAAATTATGAAAAAAAATTTAAAAAAGGAAAGATAGGACCATTAGATTTTAATATTGAAAAAGGAAAGATAACAGCTATTTTAGGGTCAAGCGGTAGTGGTAAGTCTGTTGCTATTAAAACTATGATTGGTGCAATTTCAAAGTTTTCTGGGGAAGTAAAAGTTTGTGGGTACTCAAAAAAGAAAAGAAATGCTCATTTAGCAAATAAATTTATAAGCTTTTATACACAAATGGATTTTTCTCTTTATGAAATGAATGTTGTTACATATTTAAAAAATATGAGCATTGTCTTAGGAATAAAAAGTTCTCAAAGAGATGAAATAATCGATTATTGATTAGAATTTTTTGATTTAAAAAAAGATAAAGATAAACAAATTAAAAACTTTTCATGAGGAATGCAAAATAGATTGAGTTTAATTATTTGCGCTATGAAAAACTCAGATATATTTGTTTTAGATGAACCAGGAGCGAATTTAGATTCAGCTTGACGTAACAAACTAAAAAACTTGCTAATAGATTACAAGAAAAAAGGAAAAACAATTTTATTTACTTCTCATAATATTGATGAAGTAAATGACTTAATTGATTATTATGTAATTCTTGGTGAAAACGGGAATCAAATGTTTAAAGGGTCAAAAGAAGAATTAGACTTATATTCTAAATACAAACTTTACTTTTGTGAAGATTTTGATTATGAAGGTTTAAAAACGTTTTTAAACAGCAAAAACATTAAGGTCTTTAAACATGATAAAATTGAAAACTCTATTGTTTTTGCAACAAGATCAACAAAAGAAATCAATTGAGTATTCTTATATTTGATTAAAGAGACAAGTCCTGTGCAAAACTTAGTCAGATTACCAATTAATATGAACTCAATTTACAAAGCTATTGAGGGTAAAGACACTATAAAAAAAGTAGAAACAAAAGATAGCAATAAAGTAGAAAAAGAAAGATTTTTAAACAAGAAAGAGATAGTTAAAAACTAA
- the plsX gene encoding phosphate acyltransferase PlsX, whose translation MNYKKIAFDVMGSDNGLIPAVDAAIKLLGEQKDLKIIFVGKEDLIKNALKNKKYNIEQVDFLDCKEIIEMTDGIIDIRRKKDSSMVKALELVRDGKADAITTGGATAPFIAGCIFIIKRLESIERPAFMPVIPTLIKDKVTLLLDVGANLESDPEDLEKFALMANAYSKSILKVKEPKIALLNIGEEPSKGTEVHKKTYELLKNNSQINFYGNIESRYVTSGFVDVVVTDGYTGNMTLKAAEGMAKNLLFEIKQAITKTLFRKLAALRLKKAFNEVKAKFDYKNHAGAIVLGVDKIAFKSHGSSDVISFYATLKMTYNAIKNDVISNLKTSLNIK comes from the coding sequence ATGAATTATAAAAAAATAGCATTTGATGTTATGGGTTCGGATAATGGTTTAATTCCAGCAGTTGATGCTGCTATTAAACTTTTAGGCGAGCAAAAAGACTTAAAAATAATTTTTGTAGGAAAAGAAGATTTAATAAAAAATGCATTAAAAAATAAAAAATATAATATTGAGCAAGTAGATTTTTTAGATTGTAAAGAAATTATTGAAATGACAGATGGCATAATTGATATTAGAAGAAAAAAAGATTCTTCAATGGTGAAAGCATTAGAACTAGTTAGAGATGGCAAAGCAGATGCGATAACAACAGGTGGAGCTACTGCTCCATTTATCGCAGGGTGTATTTTTATAATTAAAAGATTAGAAAGTATTGAAAGACCTGCTTTTATGCCTGTCATTCCAACTTTAATAAAAGATAAAGTAACTTTGTTGTTAGATGTTGGTGCTAATTTGGAATCTGATCCTGAAGATTTAGAAAAATTTGCATTAATGGCAAATGCTTATTCAAAATCAATTTTAAAAGTTAAGGAACCAAAAATTGCATTATTAAATATTGGCGAAGAACCTTCGAAAGGAACAGAAGTTCATAAGAAAACTTATGAATTGTTAAAAAATAACTCACAAATTAACTTTTATGGAAATATTGAATCTAGATATGTAACTTCAGGTTTTGTTGATGTTGTTGTTACGGATGGTTATACTGGTAATATGACTTTAAAAGCGGCAGAAGGTATGGCAAAAAATTTATTATTTGAAATAAAGCAAGCGATCACAAAAACCTTATTTAGAAAATTAGCTGCTTTAAGATTAAAAAAAGCATTTAATGAAGTTAAAGCAAAGTTTGATTATAAAAACCATGCAGGTGCAATTGTGTTAGGAGTTGACAAAATTGCTTTCAAATCACATGGATCTAGTGATGTAATTTCATTCTACGCAACATTAAAAATGACATATAACGCAATAAAAAATGATGTTATTAGTAATTTAAAAACATCATTAAATATTAAATAG
- the rpmB gene encoding 50S ribosomal protein L28, with amino-acid sequence MARKDDLTNKGPLSGSSRSHAMNSNKRKWNLNLQKVQVMDENGKVMTLKVSARTLRTLKKHNQLVK; translated from the coding sequence ATGGCAAGAAAAGACGACTTAACTAATAAAGGACCATTATCTGGAAGTTCAAGATCACATGCTATGAACTCAAATAAGAGAAAATGGAATTTGAATTTACAAAAAGTTCAAGTAATGGATGAAAACGGAAAAGTAATGACTTTGAAAGTATCTGCAAGAACCTTAAGAACTTTAAAAAAACATAATCAATTAGTTAAATAA